The genome window CGGGCAGGAGAAACCCTTGACATAGTGTAAGATATGAGGAAAAATGATGGGACATTTCAGTGGCTAAGCCGGCAGATCTCGCCACAATTTCCTCAGGAGGGTCAATGTGGCGCCAGCTTGCAGACAGAGTGCAACACTCTGATTTCCCGAGAGAATAGTCGGTGTAGAGAGTGGTGCCAGCATCAGGAAATACCGGTATGATGACGGGGATACCGCCGGATAGAATGATTGCCCGGATATAGGAGTCCGTGACGAACTGTCCGTCATTTTCAGTAAAGCCACAGGATAAAATACCAATGATTGGTTTCATAGGAGATTTCACTTTCTTTAAAGGGGGATTATTTTATTTTATGTTGTCATGCATATCTGAGTGAACACTCAGTGGGGTATCCCGGTTGCCATGCGCACCTGAGTGACCGTCCGGTGGAGGTTCATCTGGTTGCCAAACATCTATTGAGAAAAGTGTTGGGAAAAGATTTCTATATATCATATTTCTAGATCGTGAATTGAAAAAGTAAATTCGGTATGTAAGACTTAATTCTACATCTATGAAAAAAGGCATTAAGGTCCTCATAAAAGTTGCAGAATGGTCTGTTTTTGAATAACTGTTACGGTCTGGACCGCATATTTCTACCTTTTCTATGTATTCCTTTAGTTTTTCAATATACTCCTGCAGTTTTTCGTAATGACGCTGCTGTATGGATTTACGGTGCCCTTTTCCATAAACAAAAGTATCCGTATCTATTTCAAAAGCCTCTGCATATCTGGCTAAGATATCTTTTAACCCTTCCGGCGAATATTCCACATTTGTCTGTATCTTCAATCCGCTCCAGGCCAGTGCTTCATTCATTTCATCCAACAGGGCTGTGATCTTCCCAAATAGCCTGTATCTGGATTTTTCAGTTGTCTTTTTCCATACCCAGCTGTATCTATTGGCATTTGCTTCAAACTTTGAGCCATCAATGTAGATATGGCTTAGATCTACATGTTCTTCCTCAAATATTTTCCGGTTGATCTCGTTGAAAATATCTTCAATGGAATCCGCAAAACCTCATTGATAAAATATCCAAAGGTACGATAGGAAGGTTTTTCATTATCCATGAGATACATAAATCTGATATTTACGCTGCAGTTGTCTTCCAGTTCCCTTAGCGACATATAGCCCTGGGTCATAAATCCGAAAAGCACCGTTTTTAACATGTTGACAGGATTATATCTGATGCGTCCGGTCTCATGCCCCGGCAGTTTTTTCAGATACTTAGCTAAATCAATTCCCTCCATGAATTTGTCGAATGTCAAAACGGGATCACGAATATCGAGAAAATCTGAAATAAATATTGGCAAAATGCCTTGTTTGGGTTTAAAATAAATTGTGGTTTTATTTTTCATCGTAGTTAAACTTTACCACAAAAAGAGGATTCTCAAATCACAAATGTGAATTGAAAATCCTCTTTTTTATTCAGACTGTTTTTTCACAGCCCCTATCCAAACTATCTCTATATTTTTTTACTCTCCTACCGATGCGAAGCAACTTCTAAATCTCTCTCGTATACTTCGCCAGCCATTCCTTCTCTTCTTCATTCAGATGCGGAGCCACTTTCTCATAAACCGTCTTATGATACTCATTCAGCATCTTTTTCTCCTCCGCTGACATATAGTCCGGATTAATCGCATCTAAATCGAACGGAATATACGTGATCGGTTCAAAATACATGAACTGGCCGTATTCATTCTTCTCTCCCTTGCGCACCAGAAGCTCGTTCTCCAGACGCACGCCGTGAGAACCTTCGATGTAAACGCCCGGCTCGTCTGTGATGATCATGCCTTCCTCAAATTTCTGAATCTCGCCTGAACGGAAGGTCCAGCGGAATCCAGCCGGTCCTTCATGGATATTCAGCAGATATCCCACGCCATGTCCGGTGCCATGGTTAAAGTTCATATTCCTGTCCCAGAACGGTTTTCTCGCCATCATATCCAGCGTCATTCCGGTACAGCCATACATGAATTTGGCGTTTGCCAGCATCAGGTTGCTGACAGCGACCAGTGTAAAATGCTCCTTCATGATTTCCGGAATCTCTCCGAACGCGTAGGTCCTGGTGATATCCGTAGAACCTTCATAGAAGCCTGCTCCGGTATCCGTCATGAGCATCGCACCCTCCGTAAGCTCCACATTCGTCTCCGGTGTAGAACTGTAATGCACGATCGCACCATGCTCGCCAAAGGAACTGATCGGATCAAAGCTGGGGCGGATAAAATTGCCCATCTCTGCCCGGAACTCGTCCAGCTTATCCGATGCGCTCATCTCCGTGATATGGATTTTTCCAACATTCTCCTTCAGCCATTTCATGAAACGCACGTGCGCCACGCTGTCCTTAATCTGCGCTTTGCGGATATTTTCAATCTCGACCGGATTCTTGATCGCCTTGAATAAAATCTCCGGGTTTGGCTTCTCTACTTTTGCCACCTCTGCCGGAATATTTGTGTAAAGCGCATAATTCAGCTTGGACGGGTCAATCAGCAGAACATCCTCTTTGCCCACCTTTTTAATATCCTCATAAATATCATTGTAGGGGTGAAGAATCACGCCGTCTTTTGCCAGATCTGCGCGAATCTGGTCGCTTAATTTTGTCTCATCAATGTATAAATCCATCTGGTCCATCGTGATGACTGCATAAGACAGGACCAGCGGGAAGAATTCGATATCATTTCCACGGATATTAAGTGTCCAGCAGATATCGTCGAGCGTGGTAAGTACATGCGCTGTCGCCCCATTCTTTTTCATCTCTTCGCGGATACGGCCGAGCTTGTCACTTACAGACTCGCCGGCATACTTCATCTCCAGTGCAAATATCGGTTCTTTCGAGAGTGCGGGACGATCCGCCCAAACGGCGTCGATCAAATCATATTCGTAACAGATCTTTCCTCCTTTATCGGCCATGATCTTCTCATAGCTCTGTCCCTCGCCCATGGAAATCACGCGCCCGTCAAATCCCAGCACGCTGCCTTCCGGTACAGCCTGTTCCAGATATTCCATGATCGTCGGAACTCCCGGCTCGCCCATCTTCATAAGCTCTACCGTGCTTCCCTCCAGCTGCGCCGCTGCCTGAATGAAATATCTTCCGTCCGTCCAAAGGCGCGCCTCCTCCTTCGTAATGACAGCCGTTCCTGCCGATCCGGTAAATCCGGTGATAAATTGTCTTGCTTTGAAATGTTCCCCAACATACTCACTCTGGTGAAAATCCGCAGTTGGAACGATATAGAAATCGACTCCCTTTTCTGCCATCTGCTCACGCAATTTTGTAAGTCTCTCAGGTATACTCATAGTAATAAGCCTCCTCATCTGTTTCATACTAAACACTATTCTGATTATAGCACGCTGTTGTCAAAATGGGAACCCAAAACAGCAACCTCTTTTCCCATCTTTTCTCATGATATAGAAATAAAGAATACTTTTATTGTGCATGTGATAGCACTAGGAATGAACGAGGTTTTGTGTTATCATAATGTCGAATGTTATGAATCTGTCAACAGATTGGAGATAGATTGAGAGCAGGGAGGCCAGAGTATGCTGCAGATTTATGAACTTCTTGAGATTCCGCTGTTTCAGAATTTTCGCCTGGCGGCGGGAAAGCAGGGGCTGACCCGGGCAATTACTAATACTACGATATTGGAATATGAGACCTTTATCGATGGATTTCATGTCTTTAAGGCGGGAGATTTTATTTTGACTTCGCTTTTCTTCGCAAAGGATGATCCGAAGCTGATCCGCAGATCATTCGAGGGCCTGCTGGCGCGGGAGGTGGCGGGGATCGCGGTGAAGACCAGCTTTTATGATACCCTGCCTCAGGAAGCCCTGGATTATGCGGACAGTAAAAACCTGCCGGTATTTTTGTTTGATGATACCTATATGGAAGATATTATTGTGGGCATAGATGAAGTGATTAAGAAAAAAGAGGCGTACCTTAAGGACGAAAGAATCCTTCAAAAGTTTTTGCAGCCTCATTCTGCCGTTGATGTGGTAAAATTTGCCGGGAAATTCTGCAATTTTTTGTATGGACAGTACGTGATTGCATGTCTGACTCCGGTAGTAGAAATGGATATGAACAGGATTTTTAATTACATTTCATATCATCAAAAGGCATTGGGAAGCGGAGAAAATATCACATTTGTCAAATATCGCAGTCAGATGCTTGTTATCTACAATTTTCAGACCGGACTTAAGCCGGATCTGAGACAGAAGCTGGAGGGACAGCTAAGGGAATTAGGGCTTAGACTTCAGGATTTTTATTGTGGAATCGGGGAAGTGCATACGGAACTGATGTATTTTGATATTGCGCTGGAACAGGCGATTACGGCGAATTACATCTGCCGTTTTAAAAAAGAAAAATTTTTGACTTATTCCGAGATTGGAATTTATCAATACATTTTTCCGCTGCTTAAGAACAAGTCGCTGGTGCGGGAATATGAAAAAACGGTTCATATTTTAAAGGAATATGATGAGAGATATGGTTCTGACCTTTTGGGGACGCTGCAGGTCTATGTGAAGAATAACGGCAAAATCGCGGCGACAGCGAAGGAGCTTTTTCAGCATGCGAATACGGTGCGCTATCGCCTGCAAAAGGCAGAGGAATTGATTCACGCTGAGAATTTCTACGAGTATATTTTTCTGGTGATGCATCTTTATGAACTGAAACAGATTGAAGGATTGTATGAAAATACATAAATTTTCGAATAACTTTTGTAGAAAAGACAATGAAACTGTCTTTTTGCCTTGCTATAATAAAGTTAAAGCAAAGAAAAGGAGACGATTTCATGAAAACATCTGAGAAAATTATTGAAAAAACTGAAAAATATGGTGCACACAACTATCATTCTAAGGAAGTAGTATTTGAGTATGCGACTGGGGCTAGAGTAACGGACCCGGAAGGCAGGAAATATTTTGATATGCTCAGTGCTTATTCAGCATTGAATTTCGGACATCTGCACCCGGAGATCGTGGCGGCAGCGAAGGAGCAGCTTGATAAGGTGACTTTAACTTCCCGCGCGTTCCATAATGAATTGCTGTGTGATTTTTATGAATCTTTGTGTAAATTGACCGGAAAGAATATGGTACTTCCGATGAACACCGGAGCAGAAGCCGTGGAGACATCTCTGAAAACGGCACGTCGCTGGGGCGCTTTTGTAAAAGGAGTAGAGGACGGAAAACAGGAGATTATCGTTTGCAATAATAATTTCCACGGACGGACGATCACGGTTATTTCCATGAGCTCCGATCCCTCCTGCCGGAAAGGTTTCGGACCGTTTACGCCGGGATTTGTGAATATTGATTATGGCAATATTGAACAGTTGAAAGCCGCGATCACGCCGAATACGGTGGCATTTTTGGTAGAGCCGATTCAGGGAGAAGCGGGAATTATTCTCCCGCCGGAAGGATTTTTAAAAGAAGCCAGCGAGGTCTGCAAGGAGAATAACGTGCTGTTCATTGCAGATGAGGTACAGACTGGATTTGCGAGAACCGGAAAGATGTTTGCCTGTGAATGGGAAGGCGTGGAGCCGGATATCTATGTGCTGGGAAAGGCTCTGGGTGGCGGTGTGATGCCGGTATCCGCAGTGGTGGCTGACAGCAGTATTCTCGGGGTCTATGAGCCGGGCTCTCATGGTTCAACGTTTGGCGGAAACCCGCTGGCTTGTGCAGTTTCCATTAAGGCAATGGAGATTCTGGTGCGCGATGAATACCCGAAGATGGCACAGGAAAAGGGCACCTATTTTATGAATAAATTAAAGGAACTGAAGAATCCGGATATCCTGGAGATTCGCGGCAGAGGCCTGCTGATCGGGGTGGAATTCAAGGTTCCGGCAGCGCCTTATGTGAAAGCGTTGATTGCCAACGGGGTGCTTGCAAAAGAGACACATGAGAAGACGATTCGTTTTGCGCCGCCGATCACGATTTCTTATGAGGAGATCGATCAGGCGATGGAGGGAATCAGAAAAGCAATAGGATAGAGGAGGAACTGTAGATGAGTGGATACGGGTTTCTGATGGACTTAAGAACGTGCATCGGCTGCCACTCCTGCCAGGCTGCGTGT of Roseburia hominis contains these proteins:
- a CDS encoding transposase — encoded protein: MPIFISDFLDIRDPVLTFDKFMEGIDLAKYLKKLPGHETGRIRYNPVNMLKTVLFGFMTQGYMSLRELEDNCSVNIRFMYLMDNEKPSYRTFGYFINEVLRIPLKIFSTRSTGKYLRKNM
- a CDS encoding aminopeptidase P family N-terminal domain-containing protein; the encoded protein is MSIPERLTKLREQMAEKGVDFYIVPTADFHQSEYVGEHFKARQFITGFTGSAGTAVITKEEARLWTDGRYFIQAAAQLEGSTVELMKMGEPGVPTIMEYLEQAVPEGSVLGFDGRVISMGEGQSYEKIMADKGGKICYEYDLIDAVWADRPALSKEPIFALEMKYAGESVSDKLGRIREEMKKNGATAHVLTTLDDICWTLNIRGNDIEFFPLVLSYAVITMDQMDLYIDETKLSDQIRADLAKDGVILHPYNDIYEDIKKVGKEDVLLIDPSKLNYALYTNIPAEVAKVEKPNPEILFKAIKNPVEIENIRKAQIKDSVAHVRFMKWLKENVGKIHITEMSASDKLDEFRAEMGNFIRPSFDPISSFGEHGAIVHYSSTPETNVELTEGAMLMTDTGAGFYEGSTDITRTYAFGEIPEIMKEHFTLVAVSNLMLANAKFMYGCTGMTLDMMARKPFWDRNMNFNHGTGHGVGYLLNIHEGPAGFRWTFRSGEIQKFEEGMIITDEPGVYIEGSHGVRLENELLVRKGEKNEYGQFMYFEPITYIPFDLDAINPDYMSAEEKKMLNEYHKTVYEKVAPHLNEEEKEWLAKYTREI
- a CDS encoding PucR family transcriptional regulator ligand-binding domain-containing protein; this translates as MLQIYELLEIPLFQNFRLAAGKQGLTRAITNTTILEYETFIDGFHVFKAGDFILTSLFFAKDDPKLIRRSFEGLLAREVAGIAVKTSFYDTLPQEALDYADSKNLPVFLFDDTYMEDIIVGIDEVIKKKEAYLKDERILQKFLQPHSAVDVVKFAGKFCNFLYGQYVIACLTPVVEMDMNRIFNYISYHQKALGSGENITFVKYRSQMLVIYNFQTGLKPDLRQKLEGQLRELGLRLQDFYCGIGEVHTELMYFDIALEQAITANYICRFKKEKFLTYSEIGIYQYIFPLLKNKSLVREYEKTVHILKEYDERYGSDLLGTLQVYVKNNGKIAATAKELFQHANTVRYRLQKAEELIHAENFYEYIFLVMHLYELKQIEGLYENT
- the rocD gene encoding ornithine--oxo-acid transaminase; this translates as MKTSEKIIEKTEKYGAHNYHSKEVVFEYATGARVTDPEGRKYFDMLSAYSALNFGHLHPEIVAAAKEQLDKVTLTSRAFHNELLCDFYESLCKLTGKNMVLPMNTGAEAVETSLKTARRWGAFVKGVEDGKQEIIVCNNNFHGRTITVISMSSDPSCRKGFGPFTPGFVNIDYGNIEQLKAAITPNTVAFLVEPIQGEAGIILPPEGFLKEASEVCKENNVLFIADEVQTGFARTGKMFACEWEGVEPDIYVLGKALGGGVMPVSAVVADSSILGVYEPGSHGSTFGGNPLACAVSIKAMEILVRDEYPKMAQEKGTYFMNKLKELKNPDILEIRGRGLLIGVEFKVPAAPYVKALIANGVLAKETHEKTIRFAPPITISYEEIDQAMEGIRKAIG